A single genomic interval of Hyalangium ruber harbors:
- a CDS encoding ATP-binding protein, with protein sequence MRLLLVTADPCTELLEELRRQGHVATREAEPATAERLLAYETVDVVGVEGARLEAGAGWLESLRASAPPGVLVLGLAASSAEVHLEPLLAAGVDEYLVAPFSPGEVRGRLRLLANRRAAFQQQQAQRRGNQGELARLADILQLQSDIMQAGLDLQRVMTRTCEQARALCRAEGAAVGMVDGDELVYRVAVGSVEHFTNFRLKVAKSLTGSTVLGGGVLSTGDTETDPRVNRQATQQIGIRSMITVPLRHKERVIGVLNILSPRLDAFGEQDQRTMELLAVMLGVAMTNAAEYEAKQTLVAERTAALAALQESQELFSSFMNNGPGLAYMRDVEGRRVWVNEPYRRFFRREMSQVLGARDEDLLPPAVAALVRQQDRLVFESGQPASGEVMVPAPDGTEHYWLTYRFVVKDGSGRRLMGGVSLDITESKRADAALRRSEESFRSLIEGSPEAIFVHRGGPLIYVNPSALSFLALPASRVVGTSLLQFLYPEDRELASGLLDAAPAEVRTGACELRFVRPNGRVLTAEVSCMTVVFNGEPATMVSVRDLTERKQIQARLVLSDRLVAMGTLAAGVAHEINNPLTFVISNLEFLSTELSAVASELPEGRLKEVEDVVREAAMGANRVRQIVGDLKSLSRADDEVPTAVNLQNVIESALTIARAELRPRAKVVRDFVEVPPVEGSEGRFGQVFLNLLINAAHAIPPGDPERNEIRVRMRAVEDHVIVEVKDTGLGISPEMRARIFDPFFTTKPVGEGTGLGLFVCQGIITRFGGEISVESQVGKGTTFRVIFPTAPGFRGRPASEQAPTESRVLLSTPPPLNPAGSGGRQE encoded by the coding sequence ATGCGGCTTCTCCTCGTCACGGCTGACCCATGCACGGAGCTCCTGGAGGAGCTGCGGCGGCAGGGGCATGTCGCCACGCGCGAGGCCGAGCCCGCGACCGCTGAGAGGCTGCTGGCCTACGAGACGGTGGATGTGGTGGGGGTGGAAGGCGCACGGTTGGAGGCGGGGGCGGGGTGGTTGGAGTCGCTGCGCGCGAGCGCCCCTCCGGGCGTGCTGGTGCTGGGCCTGGCCGCCTCCTCGGCGGAGGTGCATCTGGAGCCGCTGCTGGCGGCCGGCGTGGACGAGTACCTGGTGGCTCCCTTCTCGCCCGGCGAGGTGCGAGGCCGCTTGAGGCTCCTGGCGAATCGACGCGCCGCGTTCCAGCAGCAGCAGGCGCAGCGGCGCGGCAACCAGGGCGAGCTGGCGCGGCTGGCGGACATCCTCCAACTTCAGAGCGACATCATGCAGGCGGGGTTGGATCTGCAGCGGGTGATGACGCGTACCTGCGAGCAGGCCCGCGCGCTATGCCGGGCCGAGGGCGCGGCGGTGGGGATGGTGGACGGAGACGAGCTGGTCTACCGAGTCGCGGTGGGCAGCGTGGAGCACTTCACCAACTTCCGGCTCAAGGTGGCGAAGAGCCTCACGGGTTCCACCGTGCTGGGCGGCGGGGTGTTGAGCACGGGCGACACCGAGACGGACCCCCGGGTGAACCGACAGGCCACGCAGCAGATTGGCATCCGCTCGATGATCACCGTGCCGCTGCGGCACAAGGAGCGGGTGATCGGCGTGCTCAACATCCTCTCGCCGCGGCTGGATGCCTTCGGGGAGCAGGACCAGCGGACCATGGAGCTGCTGGCGGTGATGCTCGGCGTGGCGATGACGAATGCCGCCGAGTACGAGGCCAAGCAGACCCTGGTGGCCGAGCGCACCGCGGCGCTCGCCGCGCTCCAGGAGTCGCAGGAGCTGTTCTCCTCCTTCATGAACAACGGCCCTGGGTTGGCCTATATGAGGGACGTCGAGGGCCGTCGCGTCTGGGTCAACGAGCCCTACCGGCGCTTCTTCCGGCGGGAGATGTCCCAGGTGCTGGGCGCGCGGGATGAGGATCTGCTGCCGCCGGCGGTCGCGGCGCTGGTCCGCCAGCAGGATCGCCTGGTCTTCGAGTCCGGGCAGCCCGCCTCCGGCGAGGTGATGGTCCCCGCGCCGGACGGCACCGAGCACTATTGGCTCACCTACCGCTTCGTCGTGAAGGATGGCTCGGGGCGGCGCCTGATGGGCGGGGTGTCGCTGGACATCACCGAGAGCAAGCGGGCGGATGCGGCGCTGCGGCGCTCGGAGGAGAGCTTCCGCTCGCTGATCGAGGGCTCACCCGAGGCGATCTTCGTCCACCGGGGTGGGCCGCTCATCTACGTCAACCCGTCGGCGCTGAGCTTCCTGGCGCTGCCGGCCTCGCGCGTGGTGGGCACCTCGTTGCTCCAGTTCCTGTACCCCGAGGATCGAGAGCTGGCCTCGGGGCTTCTGGACGCGGCGCCCGCCGAGGTGCGCACCGGGGCCTGTGAGCTGCGCTTCGTGCGGCCCAACGGCCGGGTGCTGACGGCCGAGGTGAGCTGCATGACCGTCGTCTTCAACGGCGAGCCCGCCACCATGGTCAGCGTGCGCGATCTCACCGAGCGCAAGCAGATCCAGGCACGGCTGGTGCTGTCGGATCGGCTGGTGGCCATGGGCACGCTGGCGGCCGGGGTGGCGCACGAGATCAACAACCCGCTGACGTTCGTCATCTCCAACCTGGAGTTCCTGTCCACGGAGCTGAGCGCGGTGGCCTCCGAGCTGCCCGAGGGGCGGCTGAAGGAGGTGGAGGATGTGGTGCGCGAGGCGGCCATGGGGGCCAACCGCGTGCGGCAGATCGTCGGCGATCTGAAGTCGCTCTCGCGCGCGGACGACGAGGTGCCCACGGCCGTCAACCTGCAGAACGTCATCGAGTCGGCGCTCACCATCGCTCGGGCGGAGCTGCGCCCGCGCGCCAAGGTGGTGCGCGACTTCGTCGAGGTGCCCCCGGTGGAGGGCAGCGAGGGGCGCTTCGGGCAGGTGTTCCTCAACCTGCTGATCAACGCCGCGCATGCCATTCCTCCGGGAGATCCGGAGCGCAACGAGATCCGCGTCCGGATGCGCGCGGTGGAGGACCACGTCATCGTCGAGGTAAAGGACACGGGCCTGGGCATTTCCCCGGAGATGCGCGCGCGCATCTTCGATCCGTTCTTCACCACCAAGCCCGTGGGCGAGGGCACCGGTCTCGGGCTCTTCGTGTGCCAGGGCATCATCACCCGCTTCGGCGGGGAGATCTCCGTGGAGAGCCAGGTGGGCAAGGGCACGACGTTCCGTGTCATCTTCCCCACGGCCCCCGGCTTCCGGGGGCGCCCCGCCTCCGAGCAGGCGCCCACCGAGTCGCGGGTGCTGCTGTCTACTCCGCCGCCCCTGAACCCGGCGGGCTCTGGCGGAAGACAGGAGTGA
- a CDS encoding phytanoyl-CoA dioxygenase family protein — protein MLRVDPQRFDVDSALAHYAEHGYARLGVLMDDAGLEALRERADDLMLGRVAYPGLFFQLDAPSGRYEDAPLGLGWQGPSLNYRKLEKLELDPRFRAWLENPLFERVVRARIPGDIVIYRAILFHKGQAGGSNLPWHQDGGRLWGLTEEPELQLWTALDDAPEDGGCLEVVPGSHRGGLVTPLGGVIPPDRVAAAEAEARRVMLPARAGEVMLVHNHLWHRSGPSRTGQRRRAFSVCYMSERVRCVRKKKAPRVFTPVFRQSPPGSGAAE, from the coding sequence GTGCTGCGCGTGGACCCGCAACGCTTCGATGTGGACTCGGCGCTCGCCCACTATGCCGAGCACGGCTACGCGCGCCTCGGCGTACTGATGGATGACGCGGGCCTGGAGGCCCTGCGCGAGCGCGCGGACGATCTGATGCTCGGGCGCGTGGCGTACCCAGGCCTCTTCTTCCAGCTCGACGCCCCCAGCGGCCGCTACGAGGACGCGCCCCTGGGGCTCGGCTGGCAGGGCCCCTCGCTCAACTACCGCAAGCTGGAGAAGCTGGAGCTGGACCCGCGCTTCCGCGCCTGGTTGGAGAACCCCCTCTTCGAGCGCGTCGTCCGCGCCCGCATCCCCGGGGACATCGTCATCTACCGCGCCATCCTCTTCCACAAGGGACAGGCGGGTGGCAGCAACCTGCCCTGGCACCAGGACGGAGGCCGGCTCTGGGGGCTCACCGAGGAGCCCGAGCTGCAACTCTGGACCGCGCTGGACGACGCGCCCGAGGACGGCGGCTGCCTGGAGGTGGTGCCCGGCAGCCATCGCGGAGGACTCGTCACCCCGCTGGGAGGCGTCATCCCCCCGGACCGCGTGGCCGCCGCCGAGGCCGAGGCCCGCCGGGTGATGCTGCCTGCCCGGGCTGGCGAGGTGATGCTCGTCCACAACCACCTCTGGCACCGCTCCGGTCCCAGCCGCACGGGCCAGCGGCGCCGCGCCTTCTCCGTCTGTTACATGAGCGAGCGGGTGCGCTGCGTGCGCAAGAAGAAGGCCCCGCGCGTCTTCACTCCTGTCTTCCGCCAGAGCCCGCCGGGTTCAGGGGCGGCGGAGTAG
- a CDS encoding aldo/keto reductase: MSPPDSPLTPWLRPRPRDATGRPVLSLGTMNFGARTPAPEARRIVDRAMERGVRFFDTANVYGNGESERILGQALRGRRAEVGLATKVGLLRVQGRPEGLSAARVERALDESLERLGTDFVDLYYLHQPDPATPIEETLEAVGRVLRAGKARHWGVSNFAAWQVLELNTLCDARGLPRPAVSQVLYNVLVRQIELEYLPFTRRYPVHTTVYNPLAGGVLTGRYTRGAPPPSGSRLGTNRMYQGRYGSDRVMEQVEALREVAQAERMELVTLAYAWLAGRPGVDSLLVGPGSVEHLDAALEACERNLSPDGLARIDELHRAHLGTDARYAR, translated from the coding sequence ATGAGCCCTCCCGACTCCCCGCTCACGCCGTGGCTGCGGCCCCGCCCGCGAGACGCCACCGGCCGGCCCGTCCTGTCCCTGGGTACGATGAACTTCGGGGCGCGCACCCCTGCCCCCGAGGCCCGCCGGATTGTCGACCGGGCGATGGAGCGCGGCGTGCGCTTCTTCGACACGGCCAACGTCTACGGCAACGGCGAGTCGGAGCGCATCCTCGGGCAAGCGCTCCGAGGCCGGCGCGCGGAGGTGGGGCTGGCGACCAAGGTGGGCCTCCTGCGCGTCCAGGGTCGACCCGAGGGGCTGTCCGCCGCGCGTGTGGAGCGAGCCCTGGACGAGAGCCTCGAGCGCCTGGGCACGGACTTCGTGGACCTCTACTACCTGCACCAGCCGGATCCGGCCACGCCCATCGAGGAGACGCTGGAGGCCGTGGGCCGCGTGCTGCGGGCGGGCAAGGCGCGCCACTGGGGCGTGTCCAACTTCGCGGCGTGGCAGGTGCTGGAGCTGAACACGCTCTGTGACGCGCGAGGCCTGCCGCGCCCAGCGGTCTCCCAGGTGCTCTACAACGTGCTGGTGCGGCAGATCGAGCTGGAGTACCTGCCCTTCACCCGCCGCTACCCCGTGCATACCACCGTCTACAACCCGCTCGCCGGAGGCGTGCTCACCGGCCGCTACACCCGAGGCGCTCCGCCGCCCTCCGGCTCCCGGCTGGGCACCAACCGGATGTACCAGGGCCGCTATGGCTCGGACCGCGTCATGGAACAGGTGGAGGCCTTGCGCGAGGTGGCCCAGGCCGAGCGCATGGAGTTGGTAACGCTGGCCTACGCGTGGCTCGCGGGCCGGCCCGGCGTGGACTCCCTGCTCGTGGGGCCCGGCTCCGTCGAGCACCTGGACGCCGCGCTGGAGGCCTGTGAGCGCAACCTGTCTCCGGACGGCCTGGCGCGCATCGACGAGCTCCACCGGGCGCACCTCGGCACGGACGCGCGCTACGCGAGGTGA
- a CDS encoding alpha/beta fold hydrolase, which produces MSYRRVTRFVTTPNGTRIAYHTHSGNLPEDRAEQEMASRPAVLLTNGIGTSENFWRYIVANLEQDHRVVHWNYRGHGHSDEARDGDYSVQAHMEDLERVTEAMMALGNGRPPHHIAFSMGVRVVLELYRRRPDLVAALTLIAGPPSAPGAWRQGLGMQLWLRTMKRAMHAAGPLLPWVTPMVRAFLASPLAYPAGRFTGALRPRAPRADLDEFFAALRQMSPEAYWKTLEGLMVGSSWDVMARVQVPTQIIAAAHDQLVPLSDMERMREVLPHARFLLVEDAGHAGLVEAGSEIADAVRIFLVEQGVEPAAMAP; this is translated from the coding sequence ATGTCCTATCGACGCGTCACCCGCTTCGTCACCACTCCGAATGGGACTCGGATCGCGTACCACACGCACAGCGGGAACCTGCCGGAGGATCGCGCGGAGCAGGAGATGGCCTCTCGCCCGGCGGTGCTGCTGACCAACGGCATCGGCACCTCGGAGAACTTCTGGCGCTACATCGTCGCCAACCTGGAGCAGGACCACCGCGTGGTGCATTGGAACTACCGGGGCCACGGGCACAGCGACGAGGCGCGCGATGGGGACTACTCCGTCCAGGCGCACATGGAGGACCTGGAGCGCGTCACCGAGGCGATGATGGCGCTGGGCAATGGCCGGCCGCCCCACCACATCGCCTTCTCCATGGGCGTGCGCGTGGTGCTGGAGCTGTACCGCCGGCGCCCGGACTTGGTGGCGGCGCTGACGCTCATCGCCGGGCCGCCCAGCGCTCCGGGGGCGTGGAGGCAGGGGCTCGGGATGCAGCTCTGGCTGCGGACGATGAAGCGGGCCATGCATGCGGCCGGGCCCCTGCTGCCTTGGGTGACGCCCATGGTGCGCGCCTTCCTGGCCAGCCCGCTCGCCTACCCAGCAGGCCGGTTCACGGGCGCGCTGCGCCCCCGGGCCCCTCGCGCGGATCTCGATGAGTTCTTCGCCGCGCTGCGGCAGATGAGCCCCGAGGCCTACTGGAAGACGCTCGAGGGGTTGATGGTGGGCAGCTCCTGGGACGTGATGGCGCGCGTCCAGGTGCCCACGCAGATCATCGCGGCGGCCCATGATCAGCTGGTGCCGCTGAGCGACATGGAGCGCATGCGCGAGGTGCTGCCCCACGCGCGTTTCCTGCTGGTGGAGGATGCGGGGCACGCGGGGCTGGTGGAGGCGGGCAGCGAGATCGCCGACGCGGTGCGGATCTTCCTCGTGGAACAGGGAGTCGAGCCAGCGGCCATGGCGCCGTGA
- a CDS encoding exodeoxyribonuclease III — MRVVSWNVNGLRSVHKKGFERWLAGARANVVAVQEVRAQAEQLPEELRKPKRWRTHFASAVRPGYSGVGLFSRNAPDDVETTLGVKEMDAEGRLQVARFGRLTIVNGYFPNGNGKNRDNSRIPFKLDFYRRLFERLEKARRDGERLLVLGDFNTAHQDIDLARPKDNRETSGFRPEEREEFDRWIRAGWVDTFRHFHPEGGGHYSWWTQRVDARARNIGWRLDYVLASHGAMPFVKRASIHSEVFGSDHCPVSVDLDPKIL, encoded by the coding sequence GTGCGAGTCGTCTCCTGGAACGTCAATGGGCTGAGGTCGGTCCACAAGAAGGGCTTCGAGCGCTGGCTGGCGGGAGCACGGGCCAACGTGGTGGCGGTGCAGGAGGTGCGCGCCCAGGCCGAGCAGCTCCCCGAGGAGCTGCGCAAGCCGAAGCGGTGGCGCACGCACTTCGCCTCCGCGGTGCGGCCGGGCTACAGCGGCGTGGGCCTGTTCTCACGCAACGCGCCGGACGACGTGGAGACGACGCTGGGCGTCAAGGAGATGGACGCCGAGGGCCGGCTGCAGGTGGCGCGCTTCGGGCGGCTGACGATCGTCAACGGCTACTTCCCCAACGGCAATGGGAAGAACCGGGACAACAGCCGCATCCCCTTCAAGCTGGACTTCTACCGACGCCTCTTCGAGCGGCTGGAGAAGGCGCGCCGGGACGGGGAGCGGCTGCTGGTGCTGGGGGACTTCAACACAGCGCATCAAGACATCGACCTCGCACGGCCCAAGGACAACCGGGAGACGAGCGGCTTCCGCCCCGAGGAGCGCGAGGAGTTCGATCGGTGGATCCGCGCCGGCTGGGTGGACACGTTCCGGCACTTTCACCCCGAGGGCGGCGGGCACTACTCCTGGTGGACGCAGCGCGTAGACGCGCGGGCGCGAAACATTGGCTGGAGGTTGGACTACGTGCTCGCCTCGCATGGGGCGATGCCCTTCGTGAAGCGCGCCTCCATCCACTCCGAAGTGTTTGGCTCTGACCACTGTCCGGTGAGTGTGGACCTGGATCCGAAGATCCTGTGA
- a CDS encoding lysophospholipid acyltransferase family protein, protein MNALLSIWTWFEIGLVALLGFFVQLVLAVFTWPFDRRKVVTGRCFRLIGVTAAKLTPFWHFRIHGELPQFSPRTIFVSNHESNADPFIISLLPWEMKWLGKASLFKIPAVGWSMWLAGDIPVTRGDQGSAKGAMAQCARWLDKGMPVMIFPEGTRSKTDELLPFKDGAFRLAIETGADVIPMAVSGTRRALPKHSWRFAHAKALVTVGTPISTKGMTLADLERLKGMAREQILAMRAALMPLTSVVTEPAREGASAA, encoded by the coding sequence ATGAACGCTCTTCTCTCGATCTGGACGTGGTTCGAAATCGGCCTGGTGGCGCTGCTGGGCTTCTTCGTGCAGCTGGTGCTCGCGGTATTCACCTGGCCCTTCGACCGGCGCAAGGTGGTGACCGGCCGCTGCTTCCGGCTGATCGGCGTGACGGCGGCGAAGCTGACCCCGTTCTGGCACTTCCGGATCCACGGAGAGCTGCCCCAGTTCTCGCCGCGCACGATCTTCGTGAGCAACCACGAGTCCAACGCGGACCCCTTCATCATCTCCCTGCTGCCCTGGGAGATGAAGTGGCTGGGCAAGGCGAGCCTCTTCAAGATCCCCGCGGTGGGCTGGAGCATGTGGCTGGCCGGCGACATCCCCGTCACCCGAGGGGACCAGGGCTCGGCCAAGGGCGCCATGGCGCAGTGCGCCCGGTGGCTCGACAAGGGCATGCCGGTGATGATCTTCCCCGAGGGCACGCGCTCGAAGACGGACGAGCTGCTGCCGTTCAAGGATGGGGCGTTCCGGTTGGCCATCGAGACGGGCGCGGACGTGATTCCGATGGCGGTGAGCGGCACGCGACGGGCGCTGCCCAAGCACTCGTGGCGCTTTGCCCACGCCAAGGCGCTGGTGACGGTAGGCACGCCCATCTCCACCAAGGGGATGACGCTGGCGGATCTCGAGCGGCTCAAGGGGATGGCCCGGGAGCAGATCCTGGCGATGCGCGCTGCCCTGATGCCACTGACGAGCGTGGTCACCGAGCCGGCCCGGGAGGGCGCCAGCGCCGCCTGA
- a CDS encoding ferredoxin--NADP reductase, protein MSASLRTGNLPAGAGSAGNAVIPARPMRVARVVRETPDAVTLVLEDPTGAPVTFLPGQFFTVLATVEGVPLRRAYSASSAPGAEGASRVSLTIKRVPGGKVSNFLNDRIQPGMALEVLGPSGHFTPDPSTGGARHLVLLAGGSGITPLMSIARAALATEPATSVSLIYGNRREQDILFREALAELARGYAGRFRLRYVLSEPPEEWQGGVGMLNRYVLEDELSVLPGLDAGPAAWFLCGPEPMMVEARAALRSWGAKPERIHEERFSQPHLRSSASARSASPPQPVEFRTRTRVQSVTVAEGMSILEAGLSAGVPLRYSCTMGGCGSCRVKLIEGQVLMEEPNCLLPEERAQGQVLVCIGRPVTPVVLDVP, encoded by the coding sequence GTGAGCGCCTCGCTTCGAACCGGCAATCTCCCCGCGGGGGCGGGGAGCGCGGGCAACGCGGTCATTCCTGCGCGGCCCATGCGGGTGGCGCGCGTGGTGCGCGAGACACCCGATGCGGTGACGCTGGTGCTCGAGGATCCCACCGGAGCGCCGGTCACCTTCCTGCCCGGGCAGTTCTTCACGGTGCTCGCCACGGTGGAGGGCGTACCCCTGCGCCGCGCCTACTCCGCCTCCTCCGCGCCGGGGGCCGAGGGCGCCTCGCGCGTGAGCCTCACCATCAAGCGCGTTCCCGGCGGGAAGGTGTCCAACTTCCTGAACGATCGGATCCAACCTGGCATGGCGCTGGAGGTGCTCGGGCCCTCGGGCCACTTCACGCCAGATCCATCCACCGGAGGGGCTCGGCACCTCGTGCTGCTGGCGGGAGGCAGTGGAATCACGCCGCTCATGTCCATCGCCCGCGCCGCGCTCGCCACGGAGCCGGCCACGAGCGTCTCGCTCATCTACGGCAACCGCCGCGAGCAGGACATCCTCTTCCGGGAGGCGCTGGCGGAGCTCGCGCGGGGGTACGCGGGGCGCTTCCGGCTGCGCTACGTGCTCTCCGAGCCTCCGGAGGAATGGCAGGGCGGGGTGGGGATGCTCAACCGGTACGTGCTGGAGGACGAGCTCTCGGTGCTGCCGGGGCTGGATGCGGGCCCCGCGGCCTGGTTCCTCTGTGGCCCCGAGCCGATGATGGTAGAGGCCCGCGCCGCCCTGCGCTCCTGGGGCGCGAAGCCCGAGCGCATCCACGAGGAGCGCTTCTCCCAGCCGCACCTGCGCTCCAGTGCGTCCGCGCGAAGCGCTTCGCCGCCGCAGCCCGTGGAGTTCCGCACGCGGACCCGGGTCCAGAGCGTCACGGTGGCCGAGGGCATGTCGATCCTGGAGGCCGGGCTCTCGGCGGGAGTGCCGCTGCGCTACTCCTGCACGATGGGGGGCTGCGGCTCCTGCCGGGTGAAGCTGATCGAGGGCCAGGTCCTCATGGAAGAGCCCAACTGCCTGCTGCCGGAGGAGCGGGCGCAGGGGCAGGTGCTCGTGTGCATCGGTCGGCCGGTGACGCCGGTCGTCCTGGACGTGCCCTGA
- a CDS encoding universal stress protein produces MPAPSRILVPVDLSEGAQALIDYAIQFAKPFNASLEVIHAWEPPQYVAPDLLVAAPGWNSQSLEKVAVDAASKELNELVAKIPSPPVPIKHRVIVGEAASTVLRAAEEGKHDLIVMGTHGRRGLPRLLMGSVAQKIVARSNCPVLTLHLYEQAK; encoded by the coding sequence ATGCCCGCACCGTCGCGCATCCTGGTCCCTGTGGACTTGTCGGAAGGAGCCCAGGCGCTCATCGACTACGCCATCCAGTTCGCGAAGCCCTTCAATGCCTCCCTCGAGGTCATCCACGCCTGGGAGCCTCCCCAGTACGTGGCGCCCGATCTGCTCGTGGCCGCGCCGGGCTGGAACTCCCAGTCGCTCGAGAAGGTGGCCGTGGATGCCGCCTCCAAGGAGCTCAATGAGCTGGTGGCGAAGATCCCGAGCCCGCCCGTTCCCATCAAGCACCGGGTGATCGTCGGCGAGGCGGCCTCCACCGTCCTGCGCGCCGCCGAGGAGGGCAAGCACGACCTCATCGTCATGGGCACCCACGGACGGCGGGGCCTTCCGCGCCTGCTGATGGGGAGCGTGGCCCAGAAGATCGTCGCCCGCTCCAACTGCCCCGTCCTGACCCTGCACCTCTACGAGCAGGCGAAGTAA